The following nucleotide sequence is from Catonella massiliensis.
CTTGCAGTCATGCTGTGAAAGTATCATCTGTACTGTTCTACGTCTTGCAAGTCTTACCTTAGGGCTGTTGGTATATACTACCATGCCTTCTTCAACCTTGTTGTTGCAGGCGGTAACAAACTTATCTTTGCCTTCTATTTCAACTATGCAGACACGACAGGCAGCTATTTCATTGATTTCCTTTAAGAAACAAAGGTGAGGAACAGGAACTCCGGCACTATAAGCCGCATCCATTATGGAAGTTCCCTCAGGCACATTTACGCTTCTTCCATCTATTGTTAAATTTACCATATATTCTCACGACCTCCTTTGAATATTCCAAAGCCAAAGTGGTCACATCTGAGACAGCGACCTGATTCCTGGCAGGCTTCCTTTTTGTTCATACAATTCTCTACACCATTAAAGTCATGTACCCTGTCAGAAGCTTCACGCTCCGTAAGTTCAACTCTACCACAGGCTGAGTGCTCTACCTTACTTGGAATAGGGATATCGACATCACAGGTAATATCGTGCTTATAGCCTAAGAATTCGTCAATATTTGCAGCCATAACCTTTGCAGCGGCAATAGCCTTGATTACGGTAGCAGGTCCTGAAGCACAGTCTCCACCTGCAAATATTCCCGGAAGTCCTGTAAATCCGCCGTTAGGCATGGTGAACATCTTACCCTTTTGTACAGGGATTCCCTCATCTTCATAGTACTTGGTCTCGATATTCTGACCGATTGCTACTATGAGAGTCTCACAAGGAATGAACTCGTCAGGCTCACCTGTAGCGATTACAGAGGCTCTTCCGTCACTTATTTTAGATATCATCTGAGGTGTTACCCAGATTCCCTTAATATGTCCATTTTCAATCTCAAGTCTTGAAGGAGCTTTAAGTGTAACCATCTCAACACCCTCAGCAAGAGCGCCTTCTATTTCGGCTGGAAGGGCGGTCATATCAGCGATTCTACGTCTGTAGACACAGCTAACCTTCTTTGCACCAAGTCTAACTGCTGTTCTTACCGCATCCATAGCCACGTTACCACCGCCGACGATGGCTACATTCTGACCTGTAAGGTCGTCATACTGCTCAACACCTACATTCCTAAGGAATTTAACTGCAGACATAACACCTTCAGCATCTTCACCTTCAAGCCCAAGCTTCTTATCGGTAGACGCACCTATAGTAATAAGAACTGCATCGTATTCTTTCTTTAAGTCAGGTAAGAGGAGGTCAACACCAAGTTTAAGACCGTATTTTACTTCTACACCTGTAGCAAGGATAGCATCTGTATCCTCTTCAAGTCTATCCTTTGGCAGACGATAGTTAGGAATACCGTATCTAAGCATACCGCCAAGCTTAGGGAGCATTTCATATACCGTTGTCTGATGGCCCATAAGCTGTAAGTAGTAAGCTGCTGAAAGTCCTGAAGGGCCGCCACCGATAACGGCAATCTTCTTGCCTGTAGAAGGTGCACAAGGAGGAGGTGGAACCTTTCCTGCCATATCTGCTGCAACACGCTTGATACCTCTGATATTTACGGCATCATCCACCATATTTCTTCTACATTTTTCTTCGCAAGGATGCTCACAGATAAATCCACAGGTAGTTGGGAATGGATTATCCTTTCTTATGAGCCTGATTGCATCAGCATAGCGCTCTTCCCTAACAAGGGCGAGATATCCCGGCACATCCACGTGTGCAGGGCAGAGAGCAACACAAGGAACAGGCTGCTTTGTCATACAGTTACAGCGGCCATTTCTGATATGCTCTTCAAAGTCATCACGACAAGTAGTAACTGTCTTATATACCATATGTGCAGCTTCGTAACCAATAGCGCAGTCTGCAGTTTCTGAGATTGATTTGGCAGTCTCCTCTATAAGGTCGATAATGTCCATAGTGGCTGTACCATTAAGAACAGTTGTCATCATGTGCTTTAGATGGAGCAGTCCTACACGACAGGGAACACATTTTCCACAGGTCTGTGCGTGGCACATTTCAATAAATGCTCTTGTGATGTCTACAGGACAGAGTCCGGGAGGGCTTGCCTCTATTCTTTTGTCCAGAGTTCTGTACAAGTCTTCAATTACAAGAGTGGCTCTGTCCGGCGTAAAAATTTCCAAACGGCTCATTTAACTACCTCCTTTGATTTACCATCATAATTTTCGAACCGATAACTACTCATTTGTAAAAATATGCAAAAAACCATGGATTAATTTTCAAAAATATCTCACAAATATAGTTTTAATATCGATAACTTCATTGTACAAAATGGCTAAAGGAAAATCAAGGATAGTTAAAAAATAAACAAATAAACCAGAAGATTTATAGAAATTATTGATAATAATTATCAGTTGTTATATATTTAGTATTCCGTTATAATGAAAGCCTGTTTATAGGCTAAGTTTATGCGTTACATGTTCTGATAAGCGTCAAAATAATATCGATTCGGGTATTCGCTTGGCTAAAATAATATTTGTTATTTTTTACAAAAATTGATTAAGGAGATTTATGAGAAAGAGAATAATTAATACTGCACTGGCATTTGTGTTAGGCTTATCACTTACGGCCTGTGGAACTGCTACAGCGACAAAAAATATTAATGTTGAGCCTGAAAATAAGCCAGCCTCAAGTGAAAATGCCGCAGTGGTGGCAAATGTTTCTGAGGGAGTATCTGTGGTTAACGCGAATAAGACTGAAGAAGATACTAAAGTGGCAACAAACGGTGCCGCAGAGGGGGATACGTCAGGTAAGTCATCAAAGGAAGTATATAACTGCTGTGGCTTCATAGAGGACAGTGGAGTTATGGTAAAAATCGCAGGAATCAAAGGAAATGATATAGTAGGCCTGGTTAAGCTTATTGACAATGCAAAGCAGGATAAGACAGTAAATGGCTATGATTTTAGTCAGTTATCTTCATCTGAGGAACTTGGCGATAAGCTTGTAAAGGGAGAGCTTGACATGGCAGTACTTCCTATTGAAGCGGCTGTAAAGCTTTATGGTGAAACAGATGGTAATATCAGGATGGTTGCAACTACTGTGATTGATGTTACTAAAAAGTGGGATAAGTCTAACAGGAAAAAACATTCTATGTCAGGTATATTTACAACTGCTAAGTTTGTAAGGGAAAATAAGCATGCTGTAGACGCTCTTTTAGGAGACTATAGTTATTCTGCTATGTGGATGACTGAGAAGGATAATGGGGCAGAGGCAGATAAGCTAATCAAAGAATATGATGCTGCTGATTCTGATAAGGCTGCTAAGGTAATTGCTTCAGGTAAGGTAGCCTGCCTAAGGGGAGAAACCATGAAAAAGGCAGCTAAGACCTACCTTGACTCTCTTAAAAAGGTAGACAAAAAGGCTATAGGAGAGCTGCCGAAGGATAACTTTTACTATATAAGGGATGCTAAGTAAACATACAAAGTCCTACAGGGAACTAAAACCTGTAGGATTTTTTCTTGTTGGAGAAATTGGTTTGTTATTATGTCAAATTAACAAAAAATAGGATGTCAAAATGTCTGACACCCTATTCTTATGACAAATTTTCTTTGCAAATTTAGATTACTTCTTTATCTTCTTACTTTTGATAAAAATCTTTGTAAGTATTTTAGCTGCGTTATTCTCAGTAACCTTCTTCTTTACATTCTTAATATCCTTTTTGGTAAGAGCACCTGTCTTTATAAGGCCGGCTACATAGGCTCTTGCCCACTTTGAAGTTTTAACACCCTTTAGATACTTCTTTGTATCCTTCTTGTTTGCCTTTTTGATTATTTTCTTTTTTACAAGCTCCTTTGCAAACTGTTCAATTGTAAGTCCCTTCTTGGCATTTATCTTCTTGCGGATAGCCTTCAGCTTGTTCTTATCAGCAGTCTTCTTAAGCTTTGCGATAAGCTTGTCAAAAGCTGATAGCTTCACAGGGCTAAGAGGGGTGGTGTCATCACTAACAGTTGTGTTTGATGAACCGTTATCGTTAATACTTGGAATTAACGGATAGACAACCTGTCCGCCACCACCTGTACTTGGCTGACTAGGAGTAACCGGCTGAGAAGGCTGAACCGGATTGCTTGGCTGTGGAGCCGGCTGAGGTGTAGGCTGAGGAGCCGGCTGAGGCATAGGCTGTGGAGCCGGCTGAGGGGTAGGCTGAGGGGTAGGCTGAGGTGTAGGTTGTGGCGTTGGTTGAGGAGTAGGCTGTGGAGTAGGTTGTGGTGTAGGCTGAGGTGTTGGCTGTACAGGCTTAGTAGGATCAACCAAGCTTATGGTTGTCTTCATATATCCAACATTGTATTCAGAATCATTATATCTAGCTTCCTTTACAGCTCCACTACGTAGGTCAAGCGCAATCTCATATCTGTTATTTCCAAGTGACTTTAGCCATGGGCTTTCAAGCCTGTAGCCTGAAGGAAGACTCTGTTTAAGGCTAAAGGTAACTTTATCTCCTAACTTGAAATGCTTATAATCAACATCGTTGCGAGCATCTTCCCTGTCGATTTTTGCAATTGTGGATTTCCTGTTAGTACCCTCAATCTGTATATTGGTCACATAATCAGCATAATTATTCCCGGAATTGTCTTTAAGCTTAAGCTCAAAAAGCACAGGGTTAAAGACATAGGTATCTCCATCAGGTACATTGTTAGTAGTCACATAGTTGAGGTTTTTATCTACCCTGTATAAGGCAACTCTGAAATCACGTGCGTTAGGGTCTTCGGTAGACTGGTACCAGCCGTTTTCAAGGTAAGCATTTAAGGAGCCAAATACATCCTTGTCAAAGTTAACAATTTGAGCAGGAATTTTCATGCTTCTAATAGGCTGGTCATAAAAAGCATTATACCCTAAACCTGTAAAGCCAGGGTCTGGGTTAGCATAGTCAAAGCTAACGTTTTTAAGCGAATGCAATGAGCCATAATCAGGTCCAATCTCAGCAAACATCTCCTTTGACAAAACCTTTATATCACCGCTTGGCTTAAAATCTAATCCTTCTACGGATTTTAAGGTTGTATTACCAAAGGCACGGGTGCGGATGTGAGCATTAAGTCCATTAAGTGAAAGCCCTGTTATCTTATTGTATTCAAAGGAATGAGCACCAATGAAGTCAACTGTGCTTGGGAAGGTAAGCCTTCCTCCTATGCTGGCGCCCATAAATGCCGCATATCCTATTTTCCTAAGTTTACTGCCGTATGCAAAGTTAAGCCTTGCTGTGAAGTTACTATTAAAATTTTCATAGCTTCTGAGAAAAGCCTCATTATATATAACTTCTACACTGGCAGGGATATTAATGTCTGTTATATCATTACCAATAAATGCCTGATTGCCTATAGCCTTGATATTGGTAGGGAGAGTTAAGCTTGTCAGCTTGTTATATGCAAACATTCCGTTTGGTATAATAAACTGATTGTTAACTTCGCCCATAAGAGCGTCACCCGGATTATCGCCTCCGTTGCTGGCAGGACCAAAGTCTTCACCGTTACCTGCCTTAAGACTTCCTTTTACGTTATAGTTTCCATATCCAAAGTTTATTCCGGATATCTGGTTGTTTCTAAAGGCATTGATACCTACGGTTGTAAGGCTTGATGGGATGGAAACATAGGTTATCTTATTGCTTCTAAAGCAATTATCACCGATACTTTTAAGAGTATTTGGAAGGGTGATAGATGATAAAGCGCAATTATAAAAAGCGCTATTTCCTAAGGTCTCAACACCGTTGTTTAAGTTAACGGAGGATAGGATAGGATTGCCACTAAAAGCACCATCGCCAATTGATTTTAATTTATTATTAAACCTGATTGAGATAAAATCGCAGCCTGCAAATGCGTAATCACCAATAGTTTCAAGCGAATCAGGCAATTCAAGTATGAACTGCTTGCCGTTAAATGCTCCCCTGAAGGCTGCTCTAGAAATCCCCTTTATATTAAGATTAGGGTCAAACTTCACTTTGATAATATTTCCGGATGTATTCCTTAATTTACGCTCAATCGCATCGCGATTTCGATATATAATATTAGATCCGTTTATATTAAGACAAGAGCTATCAAGGGTGATGGTATCATCCTCTCTTACATCTGCCTTTGCAACAACAGAGTAATTTAAGCTTTTTGCGGCTAAAGCACCTATACCCAAGCTGCCAGAGCTAATAGGTGGGGCAAGCAGTGAAAGCGAATTGGTTGCAACGAGAGCAAGAGCGAGTATCCCTGCTGTATGTCTGCTATTAAACTTTTTCTTCATTGTCATTCTCCTTTGTAAAGTATTTTAATAACGTTTGACAAAGAAATGAGGTGCTTTGGCCAAATAAAAGCAACCATAAAAGCACCAAAAAAATATAACATTTTATCCATATAGATGAATAAAATGTAGCTTTTGTCTAGGGGGATTTTATACCATAAAAAATTCAAAGTCAATTAAAAATGGAGAATAAGCATAAATTTAAGGAAATGTTTAGAAAATATTAAGATATGATAATGGATATCAATAGTATAAAAATCCGCTTGAAGCTGGCTATTGTGTATATTTATAATTGTACAAACTAATAATAAAATCCCCGACAGGAAGTCTAACTCTGTCGGGGATGAGTGAATCTTATTTAATTTTTCTTCTGAAAAATGCTCCAAGTCCAAGCATTGCTGCACCAAGAAGAACAAGTCCTTCTTCAGAGCTTCCTCCGGTTCTTGGGAGTTTGCCCTGAGGAGTTTTTCCATCAAATACCTTAACTACTTCAAGGGTATTATCCTTGCGGATCTTAGCTACTCCCTTAGGAGTTCTCTTGTCTTTTACGAAAGTATAAGTTCCGTCATCTTTGTTTACCTCAGCATTACCAAGTGAAGTACCATCTTCATCGACAATGTTGAACACTGGGTTACCTTCAGGAATGAGGTTTGGATTAACTATTCTTTCAGGTGTAAATGGTACATTGGTAGGTGGGTTTTCCGTAGGGATTGTAGTAGTAGGTGTTGCAGGATTAACCGGTGTTGTTGGTTCTGTAGGATTAGTAGGTACTACAGGGGTGTTTGGTGTTGTTGGGTTACCTGGTGTGCTAGGAGTTACAGGCTCACTAGGCTTAGCTGGCTCAGAAGGCTTTATAGCTTCAGGGGTAGCAGGAGCGCTAGGGCTCTCAGGAGTTATAGCTCCAGGAGTGCTAGGCTTCTCAGGCTGTATTGCTCCAGGAGTAGCAGGAGTGCCAGGGTTCTCAGGTTTTACCTCAGGCTTTGGAGGCTCAGGAGAAAGATTCTTGTATCCTATCTCAATCACAGTCTCCTTATATCCAACCTTGTAACCATCACCATAAGCTACTTCTTTAACAACTTCTACATTTGTAGGATCTAGGGTTACCTCGTAATTACCATCTGCTGTTTTGGTTATAGCACTGTTTGAAACAGGGCTTTCTGCAATTTCATAACCCTCTGGGGCAGCAGGAATAGCAAACTTAATCTTATCACCTAACTTAAAGTCAGCCTGGTTAACAGCTGTAGAAGTAACAGTTTTTGCCTCAGAAGCTCCCTTTATTGTTCTGGTTCTTTCAACCTCAATGCTGCTTAAGGTAACTGCATTTCCATACTGGTCTTTAGCAACAAACTTCACTAAGACAGGGTTTATAATATAATCTTTTGCTTTACTATCATCAAGAGCATTGTCAGTTACATAGGTAGCCCCGTCAGAAGCAACTCTATATAAGGCAACTTTATTTGTGCCCTCTGTCCAACCAGGATTTTCTAAAAATGCATTTGAAATGTATTTTTTGCCATTTATATCAAAAATCATTTTATCTACGTAAGCAGGAAATTTAATGCTTTTTAGTAAACCTTTATTAAAGGCCCTAAGGCTAATAGTATTGTCAAAACTTTGACCAAAAGTTCCGCGCTCTCCTGACTTAGGGTTTTTATACTCAAAATTTATGTTCTTTAGAGCATCTGTGTTGAAAAATGGCTTCCATTCGAGTCCCCAGCTATTAAGATTATATATTTCTGTTATAGGATTACCTTCAAAAGATTGATATCCTATAAGAGGTGCATCAGGTCCAAAGTCTACGCTGGTAATCTTATTTCCTGCAAATGAAAAGCCTCCCATCTGATTGGTCTTGGTAGGGAACTCAAGATGCCCTTCGATAGCGCAGTTTTGGAAAGAACCTCTGTCAATTTGAAGATATTTTCTTTCAAAATTTGTGCCTTCGTCTTTTGTAAGGAAACTAACTTTTTTAAGTAATTTGTTATCCTTAAATCCGTAGAAAAATATATCATGTATATGTGCAGGAAGTTCAAGTGAAGTAAATTTATTATTTGCAAATGCAGACTCACCTATTCCCCAAATGCTTGTTGGAAATTTTACATCTTTTAAGCTACTAATTTGATTATTCCAAAATATACCGTAAGGAATAACATTAAGAGTATCTGCGTCAGCAATAACATTATTGCTTCCAACTTTATATTCTCTCATCTTGGTTTTAACTTTATCGTACTTACCCAAATCAGCTTTTGTTATTTTATTATCTGCAAATACTCGTCCCTCAATTATTAAAAGATTATCAGGGAGAGTAACAGAGGTTAACTCATTCTTTGCAAAACAATCATCCTTTAAGGTCTCTAAACCATCCGGGAACTTTATATTTTCAGCAAGACCTGCCTCATAGAAAGCTTTTGCTCCGATTGTCTTTAACTTGCTGCTTGTAGGTGTAGAACCGAACTTAACAGCTGTAATAGCTGAATTTGAAGCAAAAGCTGAGTCGCCTATTTCTGTAATGCTATCAGGAAGTTCAATCTTAACCTTC
It contains:
- a CDS encoding NAD(P)-binding protein, which encodes MSRLEIFTPDRATLVIEDLYRTLDKRIEASPPGLCPVDITRAFIEMCHAQTCGKCVPCRVGLLHLKHMMTTVLNGTATMDIIDLIEETAKSISETADCAIGYEAAHMVYKTVTTCRDDFEEHIRNGRCNCMTKQPVPCVALCPAHVDVPGYLALVREERYADAIRLIRKDNPFPTTCGFICEHPCEEKCRRNMVDDAVNIRGIKRVAADMAGKVPPPPCAPSTGKKIAVIGGGPSGLSAAYYLQLMGHQTTVYEMLPKLGGMLRYGIPNYRLPKDRLEEDTDAILATGVEVKYGLKLGVDLLLPDLKKEYDAVLITIGASTDKKLGLEGEDAEGVMSAVKFLRNVGVEQYDDLTGQNVAIVGGGNVAMDAVRTAVRLGAKKVSCVYRRRIADMTALPAEIEGALAEGVEMVTLKAPSRLEIENGHIKGIWVTPQMISKISDGRASVIATGEPDEFIPCETLIVAIGQNIETKYYEDEGIPVQKGKMFTMPNGGFTGLPGIFAGGDCASGPATVIKAIAAAKVMAANIDEFLGYKHDITCDVDIPIPSKVEHSACGRVELTEREASDRVHDFNGVENCMNKKEACQESGRCLRCDHFGFGIFKGGRENIW
- a CDS encoding leucine-rich repeat domain-containing protein translates to MKKKFNSRHTAGILALALVATNSLSLLAPPISSGSLGIGALAAKSLNYSVVAKADVREDDTITLDSSCLNINGSNIIYRNRDAIERKLRNTSGNIIKVKFDPNLNIKGISRAAFRGAFNGKQFILELPDSLETIGDYAFAGCDFISIRFNNKLKSIGDGAFSGNPILSSVNLNNGVETLGNSAFYNCALSSITLPNTLKSIGDNCFRSNKITYVSIPSSLTTVGINAFRNNQISGINFGYGNYNVKGSLKAGNGEDFGPASNGGDNPGDALMGEVNNQFIIPNGMFAYNKLTSLTLPTNIKAIGNQAFIGNDITDINIPASVEVIYNEAFLRSYENFNSNFTARLNFAYGSKLRKIGYAAFMGASIGGRLTFPSTVDFIGAHSFEYNKITGLSLNGLNAHIRTRAFGNTTLKSVEGLDFKPSGDIKVLSKEMFAEIGPDYGSLHSLKNVSFDYANPDPGFTGLGYNAFYDQPIRSMKIPAQIVNFDKDVFGSLNAYLENGWYQSTEDPNARDFRVALYRVDKNLNYVTTNNVPDGDTYVFNPVLFELKLKDNSGNNYADYVTNIQIEGTNRKSTIAKIDREDARNDVDYKHFKLGDKVTFSLKQSLPSGYRLESPWLKSLGNNRYEIALDLRSGAVKEARYNDSEYNVGYMKTTISLVDPTKPVQPTPQPTPQPTPQPTPQPTPQPTPQPTPQPTPQPAPQPMPQPAPQPTPQPAPQPSNPVQPSQPVTPSQPSTGGGGQVVYPLIPSINDNGSSNTTVSDDTTPLSPVKLSAFDKLIAKLKKTADKNKLKAIRKKINAKKGLTIEQFAKELVKKKIIKKANKKDTKKYLKGVKTSKWARAYVAGLIKTGALTKKDIKNVKKKVTENNAAKILTKIFIKSKKIKK
- a CDS encoding leucine-rich repeat protein, whose translation is MRGKLIRHKACGLAIALVTTSSLSLLTPSYSSEGSSLAGLVAKNTGLSVVVKAETAPTLALTASDLTVSGDTITGFSASGLAKVNAVTVTGTSIKFPTGLAATKIGKSAFSKKFKNKKVKIELPDSITEIGDSAFASNSAITAVKFGSTPTSSKLKTIGAKAFYEAGLAENIKFPDGLETLKDDCFAKNELTSVTLPDNLLIIEGRVFADNKITKADLGKYDKVKTKMREYKVGSNNVIADADTLNVIPYGIFWNNQISSLKDVKFPTSIWGIGESAFANNKFTSLELPAHIHDIFFYGFKDNKLLKKVSFLTKDEGTNFERKYLQIDRGSFQNCAIEGHLEFPTKTNQMGGFSFAGNKITSVDFGPDAPLIGYQSFEGNPITEIYNLNSWGLEWKPFFNTDALKNINFEYKNPKSGERGTFGQSFDNTISLRAFNKGLLKSIKFPAYVDKMIFDINGKKYISNAFLENPGWTEGTNKVALYRVASDGATYVTDNALDDSKAKDYIINPVLVKFVAKDQYGNAVTLSSIEVERTRTIKGASEAKTVTSTAVNQADFKLGDKIKFAIPAAPEGYEIAESPVSNSAITKTADGNYEVTLDPTNVEVVKEVAYGDGYKVGYKETVIEIGYKNLSPEPPKPEVKPENPGTPATPGAIQPEKPSTPGAITPESPSAPATPEAIKPSEPAKPSEPVTPSTPGNPTTPNTPVVPTNPTEPTTPVNPATPTTTIPTENPPTNVPFTPERIVNPNLIPEGNPVFNIVDEDGTSLGNAEVNKDDGTYTFVKDKRTPKGVAKIRKDNTLEVVKVFDGKTPQGKLPRTGGSSEEGLVLLGAAMLGLGAFFRRKIK